In the bacterium genome, GGTATGTGCGTTCGATCCCTGCGCCGCGGCAATTTCGGAAAGCTTCACCAAACCCGCCCCGCTGGATAGTGTCGCATCAAACAGCTTGACGGCTTCTCCGAATGTATTTGCTTTTTCGCCGAGCAACAGCATCGCCGCTCCCAGCCAGCGGCAGACCGAGAGCAGTCGCGCCTCACCTTTTCCCGTGCGGAGAATCTGGATGCATTCTAAAACTTCCGGCGCGTTGCCCGCCGCTCGTCCCAGTGGCTGATCCATGTCCGTGCCGAATACGACGGTCTTGATCCCCTCCGCCGCCGACCAGCGCACGATCATCTCCGCAAGCTGCCGCGCCTCCTCTTCGCTGCGCAGGAATCCGCCCGATCCCACCTTCACGTCCATCACCAGCGCATCGGCTCCCTCGGCGATTTTCTTGGAGAGAATGCTGGCCGCGATCAACGGCGGAATGGAGACCGTAGCCGTCACGTCGCGCAACGCGTAGAGCTTGCGGTCGGCGGGAACGATCGCCTCGGTTTGGGCTCCGAACGCGCAGCCGGTCTCGCGCAGCACGTTCTCGAACTCGTCTTCTTCGAGGTTCACGTGAAAGCCGGGAATGCTCTCGAGCTTATCGAGCGTGCCGCCGGTGTGTCCCAGCGCGCGCCCCGAAATCATCGGCACCGGCACTCCCGCCGCCGCCACCACTGGCGCGACGATCAGCGATGTCTTGTCGCCGACTCCGCCGGTGGAGTGCTTGTCTACCTTGATGCCGTTCACCGAGGAGAGCGTGAGTCGAATCCCCGAACCCACCATCGCCCGCAGAAACGTCCGGCCTTCGTCATCGCTCAGTCCCTGAAAGTAGATCGCCATCAGCAGCGCGGCCATCTGATAGTCGGGCACTGCTCCCTCGGTAAAATCGCGAATCACGGTGGCGATCTCTTCCCGCGTGAGTTCTTCGCCGCGTTGCTTCTTCGCAATCAGTTCAACGGTCAGCACGGCTATCCCAGCTCCGGAAGGATACTGCCGTCGGGAATGACGGCGCTCTTCTCGACGATCACGATTCCGTCGCGCACCGCGTACCCCTTGCCGTCCATGTCGGGGCAATCTGATGGCGGATCAATGGTCACGCCGTAGCCGATCCGCGCGTTCTTGTCAATGATCGCGCGGTGAATGCTCGTCTCGCCGCCGATTCCCACGTCCGGTCGCTTGAGTTCGCGGTTCTCCTCAACGGCGGCGGACGTTTCATAGTAATCCGCTCCCACGACGTACGAATCGCGAATGGATGCGCCGCCTCCCACGATGGCCCGCGCGCCGATGATGCTGCGCTCGGCCGAAATCGCTCCCGCCCGCACGCCCGGACAGATCAGAGTTTTATGGACAGTCGCCTCGCCCAGCCGCGCTCCCGGCAGATAGCGCGGCCGCGTGAACAGCCGCGTCTCCGAATCGAACAATTCGTATTTCGGTTCGTCATCGGTCAACGCCAGATTTGCGTCGTAGAAAGACTGAATCGTCCCGATGTCTTCCCAGTAACCGGTGAAAGGATAGGCATAGACGCGAAACCGCGAGATCGCTTTGGGCAAAACGTCCTTTCCGAAATCCTCGCCCATCGCCGGATCCAGAATCTTCGAGAGCGCTTCCGTGCGGATGACGTAGATTCCCATCGAGCCCATGTAGAACGACTCGTGCCGGCTCTGTGTCCCTTGATTGAACATCCCCGGCGAAGCCGACCAGCCTTTGACCGCATCGGGAGAGTTGGGCTTCTCGTGGAAATCGGTCACTCGCCCGTCGCTGCCCACGCGCAGAATCCCGAACCGCTGCATGTCACGGCTCGGAATCGGAATCACGCCGATCGTTACGTCCGCCCGTTGCTGCCGGTGAAAGGCGATCATCACCTGATAGTCCATCCGATAGATGTGATCGCCCGATAAAACCAGTACGTCTTCGGCGCGGAACGGCCGGAGATGTCGCAGATTCTTCCGCACCGCGTCGGCCGTTCCTTGATACCAGTCCATCGTCTCGTGAGTCTGCTCGGCCGCCAATACGGTCACGAATCCCTGCCGAAAGGTGTCGAACGTGTAGGTCAGCGCCAGATGACGATTGAGCGAAGCCGAATTGAACTGCGTGAGCACGAACATTCGATAGATGCCCGAATTGATCGAGTTGGAAATCGGAATGTCAATCAGGCGATACATTCCGCCGAACGGCACCGCCGGCTTCGATCTCAGTTTGGTCAGCGGATAGAGTCGTGTGCCGCGCCCGCCGCCCAAGATCATGGCTACTGTTCGTTCCATTTTCTCCGTTTCGGTTTCGTCGTTTTATGCGTTAACCGAGCGCATCCGTCACTTGGCGGGCGAGTCGCTCCGCCGTTTGCGGATCGCCCGCCTCGGCGATCACTCGCACGATCGGTTCGGTGTTCGAAGCCCGCGCCTGAACCCAGCCCTCGTCATTACTCCATTTTAATCCGTCAAGGCGGTCCGGTTTTCCGAGGTTCGCGCGCTGCTCCAGCGTCTCCAGTCGAGATTTCAGCTCGTCAAGACTTGAAA is a window encoding:
- a CDS encoding glucose-1-phosphate adenylyltransferase, whose amino-acid sequence is MERTVAMILGGGRGTRLYPLTKLRSKPAVPFGGMYRLIDIPISNSINSGIYRMFVLTQFNSASLNRHLALTYTFDTFRQGFVTVLAAEQTHETMDWYQGTADAVRKNLRHLRPFRAEDVLVLSGDHIYRMDYQVMIAFHRQQRADVTIGVIPIPSRDMQRFGILRVGSDGRVTDFHEKPNSPDAVKGWSASPGMFNQGTQSRHESFYMGSMGIYVIRTEALSKILDPAMGEDFGKDVLPKAISRFRVYAYPFTGYWEDIGTIQSFYDANLALTDDEPKYELFDSETRLFTRPRYLPGARLGEATVHKTLICPGVRAGAISAERSIIGARAIVGGGASIRDSYVVGADYYETSAAVEENRELKRPDVGIGGETSIHRAIIDKNARIGYGVTIDPPSDCPDMDGKGYAVRDGIVIVEKSAVIPDGSILPELG
- a CDS encoding thymidine phosphorylase; the protein is MLTVELIAKKQRGEELTREEIATVIRDFTEGAVPDYQMAALLMAIYFQGLSDDEGRTFLRAMVGSGIRLTLSSVNGIKVDKHSTGGVGDKTSLIVAPVVAAAGVPVPMISGRALGHTGGTLDKLESIPGFHVNLEEDEFENVLRETGCAFGAQTEAIVPADRKLYALRDVTATVSIPPLIAASILSKKIAEGADALVMDVKVGSGGFLRSEEEARQLAEMIVRWSAAEGIKTVVFGTDMDQPLGRAAGNAPEVLECIQILRTGKGEARLLSVCRWLGAAMLLLGEKANTFGEAVKLFDATLSSGAGLVKLSEIAAAQGSNAHTVEHFEQHWKPAHRHEIRAGRNGFVQSIAAREVGYALVDLGAGRRKATDRVDHSAGVWFEKQVGDEVKEGELVATAHWSGNDSSQAGLMRLQRAIRIADAAPVAAPLFKFFCDEGGVRMTDDILSGT